TCGACGAGCCGGCGCAGGACCGCGCGCTCGTGCACGATCTCCGCGTAGTACTCGGCGTTGGCCGCCGTCGGCACCGTCTGGACGAGGGTGTGCAGGTACGATGCGCCGCCGACCTTGTTGATCTCGCCGCGCTTGGTGAGCTCGGCGGCGATCGTGATGGGGTCGGCGGGCTCGCCCTTGGCGTAGACGTCGAGGATCGCCTGGAAGATCGTCTCGTGCGCGGGCTTGTAGAAGTCGTGGCCCTTGATGATCTCGACGACGTCGGCGATGGCGTCCTTGGACAGGAGCATGCCGCCGAGCACGGACTGCTCGGCGTCGAGGTCCTGGGGCGGCACCCGCTCGAAGGCCGTGCCCCCGCCGTCCCAGCCGCTCTCGTCCCGGCCGTGGTCGTGCTGTTCGCCGCGACTGCGGCCGCCGTCACCGCGTCGGCGGGAGGCGGGCAGACGATCGCTGGGACCGCTGTCGGCCCACGGGTCGTCCAAGGGCTCGGAAATGCTCACCGAGCCACCTCCTCCCGTCCGCCGAGCGGACCTAGCCGTGCCCTTAGTTCTACGGCACGGCACTGACAAATGAGAGGCCCAACTCCGCTTGTGGTGCGTCAGTTTTGGGCTGCTTTCCCGGCCGACGCACGGAGTGGGCGCCGGACCACGGTAGGCCCGCGGGCACCGTCAGCCAATCTGGTTATCCACAGCCCATGTGGACGACGGCCCGGATGCTGTGGAGAACTCCGCGAAACCTGTGCACGACACGGTGGACAGCCCTGTGAACAAGCTCGCCCCTCGCCTACCGCAACCCTTCTGAACTGCTCATTTACCATCCACCGGCTGTGCAGAAGAAAAACTTCCCCAGTCGGGCCAAGATCGTGTCGAACGGTGCGCGAATGAGCGCACGAAGAGGCGGTGGGTAATAGTCACTAAGCCTTTGCATCTCTTACCTGTGGACGATTACATTGGTGCACATGACACAGGCTCCCGCGACCTCCAGGGGCACCCGGCGACAGCACGACCGAGAGATCGTCGCCCTGGCCGTCCCGGCCTTCGGCGCACTCGTCGCCGAGCCTCTCTTCGTCATGGTCGACAGCGCGATCGTCGGCCACCTCGGCACGGCCCAGCTCGCCGGTCTGGGGGTCGCCTCGGCCCTCCTCACCACCGCGGTCAGTGTCTTCGTCTTCCTCGCCTACGCCACCACGGCGGCGGTCGCGCGACGCGTCGGCGCCGGCGATCTCCAGGCGGCCATTCGTCAAGGCATGGACGGAATCTGGCTGGCGATCCTCCTCGGCGCCCTCGTGATCGCCGTCATCCTTCCCACCGCACCGGCCCTCGTGGACCTCTTCGGCGCCTCCCACACGGCGGCTCCCTATGCGACCACATACCTGCGGATCTCGTCCCTCGGTATCCCCGCCATGCTCGTCGTCCTCGCCGCGACCGGGGTCCTGCGGGGACTGCAGGACACGAAGACCCCTCTCTACGTCGCCGTCGCGGGCTTCGTCGCCAACGCGGTCCTCAACGCGGGTCTCGTCTACGGCGCCGACCTCGGTATCGCCGGCTCCGCCTGGGGCACGGTGATCGCACAGTGCGGCATGGCGGCCGTGTACCTGGCGGTGGTCGTCCGCGGAGCCCGCAGGCACGGAGCCTCCTTGCGGCCCGACTCGTCCGGCATCAGGGCTTCGGCTCAAGCCGGCGCACCTCTGCTGGTCCGTACGCTCTCCCTCCGGGCCATCCTGATGATCGCCACCGCCGTCGCCGCCCGGCTCGGGGACGCCGACATCGCGGCGCATCAGATCGCGCTCTCCCTGTGGAGTCTGCTCGCCTTCGCTCTCGACTCCATCGCCATCGCCGGTCAGGCGATCATCGGGCGCTATCTCGGCGCGGACGATGCCGTGGGCGCCCGTCGGGCGTGCCGTCGCATGGTGGAGTGGGGCGTCGCGGTCGGCGTCGTCCTCGGAGTGCTGGTCGTGCTGGCCAGGCCGGTGTTTCTGCCGCTGTTCACCAGCGACTCCACCGTGAAGGACATGGCGCTGCCCGCTCTGGTGATCGTGGCGCTCTCGCAGCCGATCTGCGGGGTCGTCTTCGTCCTCGACGGCGTCCTGATGGGCGCGGGAGACGGACCGTACCTGGCGAAGGCCATGCTGGTCACGCTGGCTGTCTTCGCACCGTTCGCCCTGCTCGTCCCCGTACTGGGCGGTGGACTGACCGCTCTGTGGGCCGCGATGACGCTGATGATGACGGTACGGATGCTGACCTTGTGGCTGCGGGCCCGTTCCGGACGCTGGCTGGTGACCGGGGCGACTCGCTGACGGTTTCACGTGAAACATCGCAGGGTCTGCCCCACTGACCGTTTCACGTGAAACATCACGACCATGCAGAAGGGGCCGTACCCCACGGGTACGGCCCCTCTTCCCAGCTCTACAGCCTAAGCTGCTCAAGCCGAGCGCGGCGTCAGGCCGCGACAACCTCGATGTTGACCTTGGCGGCAACCTCGGGGTGCAGACGCACGGACGTCTCGTGGGCGCCCAGGGTCTTGATGGGAGCGGTCAGCTCGATGCGGCGCTTGTCGACCTCGGGGCCACCGGAAGCCTTGATCGCGGAAGCGATGTCGGCCGGGGTGACGGAACCGAAGAGACGACCGGCGTCGCCGGAGCGGACGGCCAGACGGACCTTGACGGCTTCGAGCTGGCCCTTGACCTGGTTGGCCTGCTCGATGGTCTGGATCTCGTGGATCTTGCGAGCACGACGGATCTGCTCGACGTCCTTCTCGCCACCCTTGGTCCAGCGGATAGCGAACTTCCGCGGGATCAGGTAGTTACGAGCGTAACCGTCCTTGACGTCGACGACATCGCCCGCGGCACCGAGGCCGGAGACCTCGTGGGTCAGGATGATCTTCATGCGTAGCTCACCCTTTCCTTAGCGCGCGGTGGACGTGTAGGGCAGCAGCGCCATCTCACGGCTGTTCTTGACGGCCGTGGCGACGTCACGCTGGTGCTGCGTGCAGTTGCCGGTCACGCGGCGGGCACGGATCTTGCCGCGGTCGGAAATGAACTTCCGCAGCATGTTCGTGTCCTTGTAGTCCACGTACGTGACCTTGTCCTTGCAGAAAGCGCAGACCTTCTTCTTAGGCTTGCGCACAGGCGGCTTCGCCATGGTGTTTCTCCTGTGTGATCAAGAAGTTTGGGTAACGACCCACCCTCGACCCGTCAGGCCCGGAGATCCGGACCCGAAGGTCTAGAAGGGGGGCTCGTCCGAGTAGCCGCCGCCACCGCCGCCGGAGTTGCCACCCCAGCCACCGCCGCCGCCCTGGTTGCCACCGGCGGGAGCGCCGGTCGCCCACGGGTCGTCGGCGGGAGCGCCGCCGCCCTGCTGGCCGCCACCGGAGCCGCCGCCCCAGCCGCCGCCACCCTGGCCGCCACCGCCGCTGTAACCGCCCTGGCCCTGCCCACCGCGGCCGGCGGTCTTGGTGACCTTGGCCGTGGCGTTGCGCAGGCTGGCGCCGACTTCCTCGACGTCCAGCTCGTAGACCGTGCGCTTGACACCCTCACGGTCCTCGTAGGACCGCTGCTTCAGCCGGCCCTGCACGATGACGCGCATGCCCCGCTGGAGCGATTCGGCGACGTTCTCCGCCGCCTGACGCCAGACCGAGCAGGTGAGGAAGAGGCTCTCGCCGTCCTTCCACTCGTTCGTCTGACGGTCGAAGGTGCGGGGGGTGGACGCGACACGGAACTTCGCGACCGCCGCACCGGAAGGGGTGAAGCGCAGCTCGGGGTCATCGACAAGATTGCCGACGACCGTGATGACGGTCTCGCCTGCCATGGGGGAACCTCTCGGCGGGTTTGCTGCTGGCTGCTTGTGCTGCTACTCGAATCCCGAGATCGGCTGAGCGGAAGCTCAGTGGGTCTCGGGGCGGAGGACCTTGGTCCGGAGGACCGACTCGTTCAGGTTCATCTGGCGGTCGAGCTCCTTGACGACCGCAGGCTCGGCCTGCAGGTCGATGACCGAGTAGATGCCCTCGGGCTTCTTCTTGATCTCGTACGAGAGACGACGACGGCCCCAGGTGTCGACCTTCTCGACCTTGCCGTTGCCCTCACGGACGACGGAGAGGAAGTTCTCGATCAGGGGGGCGACAGCGCGCTCCTCCAGATCGGGGTCGAGGATGACCATCACCTCGTAGTGACGCATGTGGAACCCACCTCCTTCGGACTCAGCGGCCACGGTCGTTCCGTGGCAGGAGGGTTGTGATGCGTACGCAACGGTATCGGCCGCCACTGACAATCGGGGTGACCTCGCGGTTTAGCCGATCGGGGCTGGGCAGACACCAATGCAGACGGTACAGACTACCCGTACACCGGCTTCCGGTTGAAATCCGGCCCGGGGGACCGTCAGTCTGTACACATCGGGTGTGTATGGCGCTACGATGCGCCGCCTTTCGCAGGAGGTGCCCCATGGCACAGGCATTGCGACCCAACACCGCCGGAGGCCTCTTCGCCACGGACGGAAAGTCCCACCCCATCCAGGGCACGCTGCTGGCGGTCACCCTGGTGCTCGGTGTGACGGCGTTCGTGACGGGCTTCTTCCACGACCTGCACCTGCTGAGCTCCTGGGCCGGCCTGGTGGGCATCCTCACCGGGGCGTACGGCCAGTGGATCTCGGAGACGACACGCGAGCGCTTCGGACTCATCCTGGGTCTCGGCGCCTCCGGCGTCGGCTTCTTCCTCGGCATGGCGCACGGTGGCCTCTTCGGCGGAGTCATCGGCGGCTGACGCCTGGGACACCGTCCCCTCCACTCGACACAAAGCACCACGGAACGCCCCGGCGGCCCATGAGCCGGGGCGTCGGTTCCGTATGCCCAGCCGGGGCGCGCGCAAGGCGCAGTAGGCTTCGGCCCCAGAGCCGGAGCCCCTGTACCCATGGGGACACACCAGCCCGAGGAGCGCCCCGACATGAGCCTGACCCTGAGGACGATCAGCCGCGAGCAGCATCTGGCGTACATCCAGAGCCTGCCGGCGGCGAGCCACATGCAGGTCCCGGCCTGGGCCGATGTCAAGGCCGAGTGGCGGTCCGAGAGCCTGGGCTGGTTCGACGAGCGGACCGGTGAGATGGTCGGCGCGGGTCTCGTCCTCTACCGCCAGCTGCCGAAGATCAAGCGCTACCTCGCCTACCTGCCCGAGGGCCCGGTCATCAACTGGTTCGCGCCGAATCTGACCGAGTGGCTGGAACCGATGCTCGCCCACCTCAAGCACCAGGGCGCGTTCTCGGTGAAGATGGGCCCGCCGGTGATCATCCGGCGCTGGGAGGCCACGTCCATCAAGGCCGGCATCCAGAACCCCGACGTGAAGCGACTGCGCGACATCGAGGCCGACTTCATCGAGCCGCGCGCCTTCGAGGTGGCCGACAAGCTGCGCCGCATGGGCTGGCAGCAGGGCG
The sequence above is drawn from the Streptomyces sp. SLBN-31 genome and encodes:
- the rplI gene encoding 50S ribosomal protein L9, translated to MKIILTHEVSGLGAAGDVVDVKDGYARNYLIPRKFAIRWTKGGEKDVEQIRRARKIHEIQTIEQANQVKGQLEAVKVRLAVRSGDAGRLFGSVTPADIASAIKASGGPEVDKRRIELTAPIKTLGAHETSVRLHPEVAAKVNIEVVAA
- a CDS encoding single-stranded DNA-binding protein, with translation MAGETVITVVGNLVDDPELRFTPSGAAVAKFRVASTPRTFDRQTNEWKDGESLFLTCSVWRQAAENVAESLQRGMRVIVQGRLKQRSYEDREGVKRTVYELDVEEVGASLRNATAKVTKTAGRGGQGQGGYSGGGGQGGGGWGGGSGGGQQGGGAPADDPWATGAPAGGNQGGGGGWGGNSGGGGGGYSDEPPF
- a CDS encoding MATE family efflux transporter; this translates as MTQAPATSRGTRRQHDREIVALAVPAFGALVAEPLFVMVDSAIVGHLGTAQLAGLGVASALLTTAVSVFVFLAYATTAAVARRVGAGDLQAAIRQGMDGIWLAILLGALVIAVILPTAPALVDLFGASHTAAPYATTYLRISSLGIPAMLVVLAATGVLRGLQDTKTPLYVAVAGFVANAVLNAGLVYGADLGIAGSAWGTVIAQCGMAAVYLAVVVRGARRHGASLRPDSSGIRASAQAGAPLLVRTLSLRAILMIATAVAARLGDADIAAHQIALSLWSLLAFALDSIAIAGQAIIGRYLGADDAVGARRACRRMVEWGVAVGVVLGVLVVLARPVFLPLFTSDSTVKDMALPALVIVALSQPICGVVFVLDGVLMGAGDGPYLAKAMLVTLAVFAPFALLVPVLGGGLTALWAAMTLMMTVRMLTLWLRARSGRWLVTGATR
- the rpsR gene encoding 30S ribosomal protein S18; its protein translation is MAKPPVRKPKKKVCAFCKDKVTYVDYKDTNMLRKFISDRGKIRARRVTGNCTQHQRDVATAVKNSREMALLPYTSTAR
- the rpsF gene encoding 30S ribosomal protein S6; translation: MRHYEVMVILDPDLEERAVAPLIENFLSVVREGNGKVEKVDTWGRRRLSYEIKKKPEGIYSVIDLQAEPAVVKELDRQMNLNESVLRTKVLRPETH